From one Solanum stenotomum isolate F172 chromosome 12, ASM1918654v1, whole genome shotgun sequence genomic stretch:
- the LOC125847451 gene encoding uncharacterized protein LOC125847451, translating into MNYGNNPTSRAVFPEQRRENRNSKWVIQRPFSNQAEIMDSKATAEDVIAAMLSASASPPFFNGSPPSRPMNPLIHDVRFVNYGKQFNSLSSSTTISASTRPKLLGQNTQAPPRIEGFDSSKLSSESSV; encoded by the exons ATGAATTACGGCAATAATCCTACGTCTCGAGCTGTTTTTCCCGAACAGCGTCGAGAAAATCGCAACTCTAAATGGGTTATACAGCGTCCCTTCAG TAATCAAGCTGAGATCATGGATTCAAAAGCCACAGCAGAG GATGTTATAGCTGCAATGCTATCAGCATCAGCATCTCCTCCTTTCTTTAATGGTTCACCGCCTAGCCGACCGATGAATCCATTGATTCATGATGTTCGCTTTGTAAATTATGGAAAACAATTCAACAGtttatcatcatcaacaacaatcAGTGCATCTACAAGGCCAAAATTACTTGGACAAAATACTCAAGCACCACCTAGAATTGAGGGCTTTGATTCCTCAAAACTCTCATCTGAGTCATCAGTATGA